A section of the Geoalkalibacter ferrihydriticus DSM 17813 genome encodes:
- a CDS encoding putative manganese-dependent inorganic diphosphatase — translation MSASTIYVIGHKNPDTDSICSAMAYARLRAAQGLEGVQAARAGNINRQTEFVLEELALPIPPVLTDVHPRVRDVLGEHVVTIAHDAPLSRALELFHLHSIRMLPVVDADNRPLGALFLKRVSERFLVPRQEKDIRRVQASPASIMKCLKASALNLVDGESIENLDLYVGAMDSATFHSRMEGLDPRAMILVTGDRLKILREAVELGVRVLIVTGSLPVPPEILEVGVRNQVSIISTPFDTATTSWLTRLSTPVHHLVKDDFTTTSALDRLEDLRLKLLHSDDPGVVVLDGEGRVCGVATKSNLLRPSPVKLILVDHNELGQAVNGADKVEIIEVVDHHRLGNFHTDHPIRFINQPLGSTCSVVASLYRQSGIEPDRVTAGLMLAGLLSDTVILKSPTTTTTDRELAKWLGSLSGFDPQDFGKRIFSAGSALAAYPSPRHLVLADFKEYDAGEQKFGVGQVEVVNFQEFHNLKDALVDTLAKIKEERHLDVAGLLVTDIVQETSLLLALGGKELPYVISYPQVEENIYELKGVLSRKKQLVPHLLKVLKGV, via the coding sequence ATGAGCGCTTCAACCATTTACGTCATCGGCCATAAAAATCCGGATACCGATTCCATCTGCAGCGCCATGGCCTATGCGCGCCTGCGCGCCGCCCAAGGCCTGGAAGGAGTCCAGGCGGCGCGCGCCGGCAACATCAACCGTCAGACCGAGTTCGTGCTGGAAGAACTCGCCCTGCCCATTCCGCCGGTACTCACCGATGTCCATCCGCGGGTGCGAGATGTGTTGGGTGAGCATGTGGTGACCATTGCCCATGACGCGCCTCTGTCACGCGCCCTGGAGCTTTTTCATCTGCACAGCATTCGCATGCTGCCCGTGGTCGATGCGGACAATCGCCCTTTGGGCGCCTTGTTTCTCAAAAGGGTCTCGGAGCGCTTCCTGGTGCCGCGCCAGGAAAAGGACATCCGCCGCGTGCAGGCCAGCCCGGCCTCCATTATGAAATGCCTCAAGGCCAGTGCGCTGAATTTGGTGGACGGTGAGAGCATCGAGAACCTCGATCTCTATGTCGGCGCCATGGACTCGGCGACCTTTCATAGCCGCATGGAGGGGCTTGATCCGCGCGCGATGATCCTGGTGACGGGTGATCGCCTGAAAATTCTGCGCGAGGCCGTCGAATTGGGCGTGCGCGTCCTCATTGTGACCGGCAGCCTGCCGGTGCCTCCGGAAATTCTCGAGGTGGGTGTGCGCAACCAGGTTTCCATCATCTCCACCCCCTTTGACACGGCGACCACCAGCTGGCTGACGCGCCTTTCCACGCCCGTGCATCATCTGGTCAAGGATGACTTCACCACCACAAGCGCTTTGGATCGCCTTGAGGATTTACGCCTCAAGTTGCTGCACAGCGACGACCCGGGAGTCGTGGTGCTTGACGGTGAAGGACGGGTGTGCGGCGTGGCGACCAAGAGCAATCTGTTGCGGCCTTCACCGGTCAAATTGATTCTGGTCGATCATAACGAACTGGGGCAGGCGGTCAACGGTGCCGACAAGGTCGAAATTATCGAGGTGGTCGACCATCACCGCCTCGGCAATTTTCATACGGACCATCCCATTCGCTTCATCAACCAGCCCCTGGGCAGCACCTGCTCGGTGGTGGCGAGCCTTTATCGTCAAAGTGGCATCGAGCCCGATCGTGTCACCGCCGGACTAATGCTCGCCGGTCTGCTCTCAGACACGGTGATCCTCAAATCGCCTACCACCACCACGACCGACCGAGAACTGGCCAAGTGGCTGGGCAGCTTGTCTGGCTTCGACCCTCAGGATTTCGGCAAACGCATTTTTTCGGCCGGTAGCGCCCTGGCAGCCTATCCTTCGCCCCGCCACCTGGTCCTGGCGGATTTTAAGGAGTACGATGCCGGGGAGCAGAAGTTCGGTGTGGGTCAGGTTGAGGTGGTCAACTTTCAGGAATTCCACAATTTGAAAGACGCCCTCGTGGACACCCTCGCGAAGATTAAAGAGGAGCGTCATCTTGACGTGGCCGGACTCCTGGTTACCGACATCGTGCAGGAAACCAGCCTGCTGCTGGCCCTCGGCGGCAAGGAGTTGCCCTACGTCATCAGCTATCCTCAGGTGGAGGAGAAT
- a CDS encoding calcium/sodium antiporter: MDMVLTVLVFFAGLLLLYYGAEYLVTGSSHLAFSFGVRPLIVGMTVIAFATSMPELMVSLLAAFKGSSDIAAGNIIGSNIANVGLILGVAGLMMPMTVARSTLMREIPFMIGVSLLLYLFVLDGVLGFANGLILFLLLIGFLLYCLRTARTGSVVEVDAEAPRGRPGESRRRHLVFIGLGMVGLGVGAELMVRSAVIIATALGISELVIGMTVVALGTSLPELAASVVSAWKGEMDLSVGNVIGSNIFNVLFVLGICPMIRPLSIDPSVLRFELPIMLAFSIALIPLLLPGMKLDRPRGALLLTAYLIFIGVLFV; this comes from the coding sequence ATGGATATGGTTCTGACCGTTCTGGTGTTTTTCGCCGGACTTCTTTTGCTCTATTATGGCGCCGAATACCTGGTCACCGGCAGTTCGCACCTGGCTTTCTCCTTCGGTGTGCGGCCCCTGATTGTCGGCATGACGGTGATCGCCTTTGCCACCAGCATGCCCGAACTCATGGTGTCGCTGCTGGCAGCGTTCAAGGGATCTTCCGATATCGCCGCGGGCAACATCATCGGCTCGAACATCGCCAATGTCGGCTTGATTCTCGGCGTCGCCGGCCTGATGATGCCCATGACCGTGGCGCGCAGCACTCTGATGCGGGAAATCCCTTTCATGATCGGGGTGTCCCTGTTGCTCTACCTGTTCGTGCTGGATGGTGTACTGGGCTTTGCTAACGGGCTTATTCTGTTTCTGCTGCTCATCGGGTTTTTGCTCTACTGCTTGCGCACCGCGCGTACAGGGTCCGTGGTTGAGGTGGATGCCGAGGCACCTCGGGGAAGGCCCGGTGAGTCGCGCCGGCGCCACCTGGTGTTCATCGGCCTCGGTATGGTCGGCCTCGGCGTGGGGGCTGAGCTCATGGTGCGCTCGGCGGTGATCATCGCCACCGCTCTGGGTATTTCCGAACTGGTCATCGGCATGACGGTGGTGGCGCTGGGAACCAGTCTGCCCGAGTTGGCGGCCTCGGTCGTGAGCGCCTGGAAAGGAGAGATGGATCTGAGCGTCGGCAACGTGATCGGCAGTAACATTTTCAACGTTCTCTTTGTCCTCGGCATCTGCCCCATGATTCGCCCGTTGAGCATCGACCCGTCCGTGCTGCGCTTCGAATTACCCATCATGCTCGCCTTCAGCATCGCCCTGATCCCCTTGCTTCTGCCTGGGATGAAGCTCGACCGACCGCGCGGCGCATTGCTGCTGACCGCTTACTTGATTTTCATCGGAGTTCTGTTTGTATGA
- a CDS encoding DUF3108 domain-containing protein has translation MKIAILRPIFLFALLLGAGSGFSGPAACAEDESAVATVTTSDVAAEVEAADSVDPLASEPAEPEVTAPLVLQEEDPLAAMVGESLPYDISFLWFNRLAHARLSFVPGQESGTYRATLDTNTRGLAATLTRNRSDVFSSVMERLPDGRLRSLVYESQTTRGRGSSRATRISRYTYNYAEGEIYRDRIRGGEQSREVYEMPEDGFFNDVLTAFYNFRAGYFGEIVPGGRYEIPTFTRHGSGSIIVQVYAEGHRPFGTDFPSSGILCRVEIDEEIFDTGDGDVYVWFDDLGRPAIGVVENVLNVGDVRGRLL, from the coding sequence ATGAAAATAGCCATTCTTCGTCCGATTTTTTTGTTCGCGCTGTTGCTCGGGGCAGGATCAGGATTTTCGGGGCCCGCTGCTTGTGCCGAAGATGAATCCGCAGTCGCGACCGTCACCACCTCGGATGTGGCCGCCGAGGTTGAGGCGGCAGATTCTGTCGACCCGCTGGCATCCGAACCCGCCGAACCCGAGGTGACGGCTCCCCTCGTGCTTCAGGAAGAGGATCCGCTGGCCGCCATGGTGGGCGAATCGCTGCCCTATGATATCTCGTTTTTATGGTTCAACCGGCTGGCTCATGCCCGCCTGAGCTTTGTTCCCGGGCAGGAATCCGGAACATACCGGGCGACGCTCGACACCAACACTCGCGGACTCGCCGCCACTCTGACCCGCAATCGCAGCGACGTCTTCTCCTCGGTGATGGAGCGTCTGCCCGATGGGCGGCTGCGTTCCCTGGTCTACGAGTCCCAGACCACCCGCGGGCGGGGTAGCAGTCGTGCGACCCGTATCAGCCGCTATACCTACAATTATGCCGAGGGCGAAATCTACCGCGATCGCATCCGCGGCGGAGAACAGAGCCGCGAAGTTTACGAAATGCCCGAGGATGGTTTTTTCAACGACGTACTCACCGCCTTTTATAATTTTCGCGCCGGTTATTTCGGCGAAATCGTCCCGGGTGGGCGTTATGAAATTCCCACCTTCACCCGCCATGGATCCGGATCGATCATCGTGCAGGTCTATGCCGAAGGCCACCGGCCGTTTGGCACGGACTTCCCCAGTAGTGGCATTCTCTGTCGCGTCGAAATCGACGAGGAGATCTTCGACACGGGCGACGGCGACGTTTATGTCTGGTTCGATGACCTGGGGCGGCCCGCCATCGGAGTCGTCGAGAATGTTCTCAATGTGGGCGACGTCCGCGGCCGCCTGCTTTAG